From Palaemon carinicauda isolate YSFRI2023 chromosome 33, ASM3689809v2, whole genome shotgun sequence:
tccttcttaaggccacttcttttgcttccctcctaagatgctttctctcgtcctgaggttttccttcaagatcacCTTTTTGTTTCTCTCCAATTACAGTTACCCTCCTAATTTCTGCATAATCATCACCTTTAGTAGCAGAATCTCCATCTGTTCTTAGGCTATTTGCTTTTTGGTATTCTTtaagttccttttcaatgttgtcacttttcCAGACATTTTCATTCTGTTCTGACAATtccttttctattatttgtgttatccttgccaaagacatgttcttggcattcctattaagattttctctaaaGTCTTGAGATTGTCCACGAAGTTGGCCTTCTTCCTTTAAGTTTTttcgtatgatattttcaaaatattcgatacgcctcttcacgatgccttcttctatttcctccaagttaaccttgtgtttctttcctgttttctcctctttcaaaGCCTCTTGCCTTTCTTCAACAGGCACATAAACTTTGTCTATATTTTCGTGGGAGATCTCATCCTGTGCAATTTTTCTAATCCTTCTTAaggccacttcttttgcttccctcctaagatgctttctctcgtcctgaggttttccttcaagatcacCTTTTTGTTTATCTTCGAAACCCTGTGTGCTGAGCTTATCTTCTTCTCTCTGTAGTTGAGACTCCCTTAGTCTACTCACTTCCTTCCTCGGAGAATCGTTTTCTTCCTGGACTTCCTGAAATTTCCTCTCCGGGGATAGTTTATTGTTCCTCAGTTCATCGTTCTTGCGTTTGTCTTGGTCAGCTTTCTTCCTGAAAGACGCCAGCTCTTGGTCCCCCTGAAGAAGGTCGTCATCTAGATTTGACATTTGGTCATTTATCTCCCCGAGCTTTTGTTGGTAAGCATAAACCTCCTTTACGAGGTCATTTTGCTGATAATCCTTTCttccctcctcttcatcatcattgcTATTTGAGGTGGAATTTTCCAGTGACGATATTTCTTTCTGATCTGCCACGCACTCCACCCACTCTTCCATTTCGCTGATGGAGCAATTGTCAAATTCCTTGTTTAACGGGATGAGCAGAGTGTCCATGGAGCAACCACTTTCGTTTCCATAGCAACCTGCAAACCAGTCTAGAAGTTTCCTGAAGGGGGATCTCACCGTAAGCACCCCATTAGAAACTAAAAACCCGATGGTGAGAGCCATGCTTAGGGCATCTGTCTGTGGGGTGCCTCCCTCCCCCGTAAGGATCTTAGACGCGAAACACTTACAGTATTTGGTGTTCGTACCCGAACTCTGGCTGGTCTGAACTATGGGTCTTTGGAAAGGGTTGGCACCGATCTCCCTCATGAGATCAAAGTCCATCACACTTACCTTTGGAGCTCGTCCTACGGTAGCTAAATCGATCATAACGTTTTCCGGGTGGACGTAATTGTAGCAGTAACCTTCGGCATGGAAATCCTGCAGGATTCCAACCAGTGCTATCAAGACACGAAGTACCTGCTCCTTGGTCGGTCGCTCGATCCTTGCCCAGTCCCACAGGGTCATTTGGTGACGTGACACGATGATCACCTCCCATTCCTTCACGAGTCCCATGACTTTGGGAACTGCAAGATGCTGGAATCGAAGGAGATTCTCAACCTCGACGTCTAGGCATATCCTATTCTCTTTGAGGCAGAAATCCGAATATTTGCCTATAAGTTCATAGACATCTCCGAATTCACCCCGTTTTATTACCCTGCCTACGAAGGGCAACAAGTCCTCGAGTGAATAAACCCTAAGCTTTGTCTTAGGGCAGATTTCTACGGGCTCAATCGATTTGTCGATCATCCTTTTTCCGAGGTGTTTCATTTTCAAAAGTCCTTCTACTGAGTTCTCTTCAGTAGATTTGTCATAACACATAAAGCTGCCTGATTCCTTTTTAGCAGCCAACAataacaaattatttacaaaactattAGTTCTTATAGCCATGGTTAATAGTAACGATCTTGGCACCCCAACtagcattaaatataaaaaaacagcgAATCGAGCTCCAGCAAATACTTTTTTGGCTTCAGACTGAGTGCCAGAGTCAATATGTCTTCaggttagaagagagagagagagagagagagagagagagagagagagagagagagagagagagagagagagagagagagagaatatccgcaAGATGAAAAatgcagaaaggaattaaaaaaagaacgacgataacaaaaggaaagatttatgaaagttttctttcaGTATGAATCGTAACATTTCGCTTCAGCCTCTGAGGAAAATCTAACCCTCTGGAGCCCATTCTGGAAGTCTCCTTCTTTCGTCTTTCGTCTGCGTTCACTCCGAGAATGTAATGTTCTTGTCccttataaattttttttgcattcttgttaacaattatggaaatattcgAAGAATAAGGAATCCAAAATTTCTCTGGTCGTTCGAAATATTCAGTGTCTTCAAAAGCGGAAAAGGGGGGAAATCTTAGgctgaagacgattttgttctCTTCCGAGATTCCGATTCCTTTATTCTTCGTTCATTTTGACTACATTTGTgagaattctttcctattctaatgaccggagagagagagagagagagagagagagagagagagagagagagagagagagagagagggggggggggcgcaatcTAAAATGTCTCTGGTTGATAGAAATCTTCGAAAGCGGAAAACAGGAGGAATTTTACGCCGAAACgatttgttctcttccaagatttccattCCTTTATTCTTCTTTCATTTTGACTCCAATTGTgggaattctttcctattctaattaccggagagagagagagagagagagagagagagagagagagagagagagagagagagagagagagagagagaggcaatctcAAATGTCTGGTCGATAGAAATCTTCGAAGGCGGAAAACAGGAGGAATTTTACGCCGAAACgatttgttctcttccaagatttccattCCTATATTCTTCTTTCATTTTGACTCCATTAGTGGGAATTCTTTcctattcaaatgagagagagagagagagagagagagagagagagagagagagagagagagagagagagagagagagagagagtaatgaaatttCATTGCCGAATAGGTGCAACTCAGGCAAGCTGATGTTGCTGCCATTCAATGGTACCAGACGTACGATATACTTTTGAAGACGCCAAACCAATaaactttaatgatatatatatatatatatatatatatatatatataatatatatatatatatatatatatatatatatatatatatatatatatatatatataatgtcattaaagtttatatatatatatatatatatatatatatatatatatatatatatatatatatatatatatatatatatatatatatatatatatatatatataaactttaatgacatatatatatatatatatatatatatatatatataatatatatatatatatatatatatatatatatatatatataaactttaatgacatatatatatatatatatatatatatatatatatatatatatatatatatatatatatatatatatatatatatatatatatatatatatatatatatatatatatatatatatatatatatatatatatatatatatatatatatatatatatagtcattaaagTTTATTGGTTTGGCGTCTTCAAAATTTTATCGTACGCAGCAACGTCAGCTTGCCTGAGTTGCACCTATTCGGCAATGAAATttcattaccctctctctctctctctctctctctctctctctctctctctctctctctctctctctctctctctcagccgttgctggtccactgcagaacaaaggcctcgcacatgtccttccactggcgtctgttaagctctgtttaaggtctttctatgccagtttatagccgcaaattttcctagttcgtaaaaccatcgtcttctattccatcCCCTGCTAAAAGTAAGACATTATGGAATCGGGAAGTAACGAGTTCTGGAGGGGGTTAAATCATAGGCCTAAACCCAATACATTTAGGAGGGGGGGCGCAAAAAGGACAATCTAATAGGCCTATGTATGAATCTGTTATTTCAACTAATACACTTCTGTAggacctggtgattgccaaactgcagttcgagtcctgctcaaactcgtaagttcctttggtcgctgcaacctcagcgtcgtccttgtgagccaaggatgggggaagGGTCAGTTGGGGGAAACccatagatctatctactgagacattggcagcaattgcctggccctccttggtcctagcttgggtggagaggacgcctgggcgctgatcatatgtaatatggtcagtctctagggcagtggttcccaaacttttttttttattcgtcacCCACTTTCCATGGGTGATCCTtatccatgcccccccccccccccccccccccccccccgaacctaTGATTGCAGTAACTGACTGTAGCCCTTCACTCGTTAGGGTTCATATGAAAACAAACTTAAGTCATTTCTGTACTTTTGCTAATTCCATTTATTTACcaagaaattaaatttctatcTTGTCGTTGCTGGgtcaaatattatcattaaaatgatgctaaggaagtaaaaaaaaatgtaaaaaagaaaaataaataaataaataaataaaatcataatttccaCACATAGAAAGTGATCACAAATTGCACATTTTGCCAATGCTGTTTCAGCAAAAattcaaaaatgaataaaaatatattcaatgaataaaaataaattcaatcaaTTTAAAAACGTAATTACTCCTTCAAAATCGTATCATATCTTTGGATCTGATAAATCTAATAAACTTTATAATTCTATAAATTATATTATGTCATAGGAAATCATAATTAATTGCTGTGGccggattggtaacgtctctgctggtgatcgccagtcggggggttcgagtcccgctcagactcgttagtgccattagtgtctgcaaccttaccacccttgtgagctaaggttgggaggtttgggggagcctataggtctatctgctgagtcatcagcagccactgcctggccctccctggtcctagcttgggtggagaggagtcctgggcgctgatcatatactatattgtcagtctctagggcattgtcctgcttgctatggcaatgtcccttgtctctgccattcatgagcgacctttaaacctttaaacctgtagtACCCATGCACCCAACTACCCGTGCCAGGTGCTTCTGAATGCTCATGCACAGCTGAGCTGAGCTGAAGGTCTATTGCACTCAGTGTGATGGGTGAAGTTGTAGATTATCTAACAGATTCTTTCTCGGTTTTGTTTCACTTGAAGCACACCCTAGGTCATATTTCTTATCAAGTCTGTTACGATATTTTGTTATAAAGTGAAGTAGTTGAGAGAATACAGCCTTACATGAATAAGTTGATGAAAATGGCAGgagaaacgtgtatatatatatatatatatatatatatatatatatatatatatatatatatatatatatatatatatatatgtgtgtgtgtgtgtgtgtgtacagtatatatatatatatatatatatatatatatatatatatatatatattatatatatatatatatatgtatatatatatatgtttatatatacagtagatatatatatatatatatatatatatatatatatatatatatatatatgtacatattatatagtatatatatatatatttatatatatatatatatatatatatatatatatatatatatatatatatatatatatatatatatatatatacatacatatgtatagtatatatatatatatatatatatatatatatatatatatatatatatatatatatatatatatatatatatatatatatatatacatatgtacagtatatatatatatatatatatatatatatatatatatatatatatatatatatatatgtacagtatatatatatatatatatatatatatatatatatatatatatatatatatatatatatatatatatatatatatatatatatatatatatatatatatatatatatatatatatatacataattaccatCTTTTCttaatccattgtataatctgtagaGGTTCAAAACAATTCTACTCAGCcataagaatttttatatataattcaagaaCTTGTGTGCAATTGTTTTTTATTTCGTCCCATATCAAAATTCCTGCTATTTTTTTCAGAAGATATAATATTTCATGTTATCAAAaagatatttgcaatatatatctatttttcagATTGATTTTATTTacctattcagtttttttttttttttttttttttttttttttttagtattgttgttAGTATCTTTTCATACAGATGGAATACAGGtggtaatacaaaaagaatactaaATTAATCTTCAATTATGACAGGTCGAGCTCAATTCACAAAATCTCTAAAGGTTAAATGGGGCTAATTATatgagatgaccgcggaggtagcagcagtaggggattcagcattatgaagcttcatcggtggtggaattgtgggaggttgggctgtggcaccctagcagtaccagctgaactcggctgagtccctggttaggctggaggaacgtagagagtagaggtcccctttttgttttgtttctttgttgatgtcggctaccccccaaaattgggggaagtgccttggtatatggatggaattaTATGAGAAGTGACAAACACATTGGCTTTTATACGTTTACTGATCTATTTGTCACCTTACAGATGTAATTATTTGTGTTCATAGATTAGCCCTGACTATTAGTTTATTTTTCCTATGTCCACTGCTTCTAATCTCCGGTTACTTGTCGAATGAGTTGACGTTCCAAAGCATTTTTTGTGTTCATGGATGATTATGTTACAGGATATTTGAGGGGAAAAAACATCTTACATACTATTATACATATAATAAACGTAATTCTAATCGGTGATTCtctgtaaaatatactgttctcggctgtatttcagtaatatacaggcgaccgtagtttttatCCTAATTTGTTAATATCttctaccggttggtgaccgtaatatcactctacgtcaatatatccatttttaaaacggcatATGCGTGGCAACATTTATGCTAGGTTTTTTAcccctttttttacggcaaatttttaacagtgtaggaaacagctaaagacaaaaacataaaaaacgaaacgtacagttaaataactcccccAAATCTATTCTATAGGAGTAACAGTTAGGTATTCGGAATGACACATTTTGTATCAAAAGGCAAACTGGATATAGATATGTGAAGTCAAATGAAATTTCAAAAAAGATTCTCGCTACGTCCAAAAGTGTCCTCTCAGAGGAAAGACGTTGCCCAACCTCGCAAGGGAGAGG
This genomic window contains:
- the LOC137626235 gene encoding trichohyalin-like, with the translated sequence MAIRTNSFVNNLLLLAAKKESGSFMCYDKSTEENSVEGLLKMKHLGKRMIDKSIEPVEICPKTKLRVYSLEDLLPFVGRVIKRGEFGDVYELIGKYSDFCLKENRICLDVEVENLLRFQHLAVPKVMGLVKEWEVIIVSRHQMTLWDWARIERPTKEQVLRVLIALVGILQDFHAEGYCYNYVHPENVMIDLATVGRAPKVSVMDFDLMREIGANPFQRPIVQTSQSSGTNTKYCKCFASKILTGEGGTPQTDALSMALTIGFLVSNGVLTVRSPFRKLLDWFAGCYGNESGCSMDTLLIPLNKEFDNCSISEMEEWVECVADQKEISSLENSTSNSNDDEEEGRKDYQQNDLVKEVYAYQQKLGEINDQMSNLDDDLLQGDQELASFRKKADQDKRKNDELRNNKLSPERKFQEVQEENDSPRKEVSRLRESQLQREEDKLSTQGFEDKQKGDLEGKPQDERKHLRREAKEVALRRIRKIAQDEISHENIDKVYVPVEERQEALKEEKTGKKHKVNLEEIEEGIVKRRIEYFENIIRKNLKEEGQLRGQSQDFRENLNRNAKNMSLARITQIIEKELSEQNENVWKSDNIEKELKEYQKANSLRTDGDSATKGDDYAEIRRVTVIGEKQKGDLEGKPQDERKHLRREAKEVALRRIRKIAQDEISHENIDKVYVPVEVRQEALKEEKTGKKHKVNLEEIEEGIVKRRIEYFENIIRKNIKEEGQLRGQSQDFRENLNRNAKNMSLARITQIIEKELSEQNENVWKSDNIEKELKEYQKANSLRTDGDSATEGDDYAEIKRVNVIGEKQKGDLEGKPQDERKHLRREAKEVALRRIRKIAQDEISHENIDKVYVPVEVRQEALKEEKTGKKHKVNLEEIEEGIVKRRIEYFENIIRKNIKEEGQLRGQSQDFRENLNRNAKNMSLARITQIIEKELSEQNENVWKSDNIEKELKQYQKANSLRTDGDSATKGDDYAEIRRVNVIGEKQKGDLEGKPQDERKHLRREAKEVALRRIRKIAQDEISHENIDKVYVPVEVRQEALKEEKTGKKHKVNLEEIEEGIVKRRIEYFENIIRKNIKEEGQLRGQSQDFRENLNRNAKNMSLARITQIIEKELSEQNENVWKSDNIEKELKEYQEANSLRTDGDSATKGDDYAEIRRVNVMGAKQKGDLRREIDDIVKLQKRELLRREEESKRLDKELIEERRIRKETESEVHSLKKEMKSLKQTLLAKTGQIGDTHEVVMELADLMNQLKEEVNSDD